A genomic window from Paenibacillus sp. FSL K6-0276 includes:
- a CDS encoding ROK family protein, whose amino-acid sequence MDDAFSRRGILRLAEQMGALEKGMDVKELAEHTRNGNSLCCKVFEEFGTRLAEMLRSYVIGYRPNRIVIGGQIAKSIDLFGPALQTGLAESSIVIFTSENVFEHTLIGISRLFDSSSGFK is encoded by the coding sequence ATAGATGATGCCTTTTCACGTCGCGGAATTCTTCGCCTGGCTGAGCAGATGGGAGCTCTAGAAAAAGGGATGGACGTGAAGGAACTCGCAGAACATACAAGAAACGGTAATAGCTTGTGCTGCAAGGTGTTTGAAGAATTCGGTACACGATTGGCTGAGATGCTAAGGTCCTATGTTATAGGCTATCGGCCAAACCGTATCGTTATTGGCGGTCAGATTGCTAAAAGTATTGATTTATTTGGTCCCGCCCTCCAGACGGGATTAGCTGAATCATCTATTGTTATATTTACTTCAGAAAATGTGTTCGAGCATACTCTTATCGGAATATCGAGATTATTTGATAGTTCCTCCGGATTCAAGTGA
- a CDS encoding DUF4362 domain-containing protein, which translates to MRSSGILLIFIALTITGCFNQLSNGEAKFTTSINEEEDVINSHGMIVKNREKLDAFIQEKKGTQRVVHYTIEGDPIFNDLKYTDHGIEMRHDNSEDTFGSPQVTKYTCQNLVRNETDKLLSYTLTGCEGEQAKIELLQIPFDVTKQDKFEFVLKYGVNLKNEINTIDMKLVKDLQNGEVVEVSDFRLSEQELGQIYKEMVLANYLGDKKLSTECNRKPAESYDLSVQINNGERHYQWTECQNTEDDGQMTELAQAIIKIVQAGSIYKQLPEVKGHYE; encoded by the coding sequence ATGAGATCGAGCGGTATTCTTCTTATTTTTATAGCGCTTACTATAACCGGGTGTTTTAATCAGCTATCCAATGGAGAAGCCAAGTTCACTACTAGCATTAATGAAGAAGAAGATGTGATAAACAGCCATGGAATGATTGTTAAGAATCGTGAGAAGCTGGATGCTTTTATCCAAGAGAAAAAGGGTACACAGCGCGTGGTTCATTACACGATTGAAGGTGATCCGATCTTTAATGACTTGAAATACACCGACCACGGGATTGAAATGCGGCATGATAATTCAGAAGATACGTTTGGTAGTCCCCAAGTAACAAAATACACTTGTCAGAACCTTGTTAGAAACGAAACGGATAAGCTTCTGTCGTATACCTTAACGGGGTGTGAGGGTGAACAAGCAAAGATTGAGCTGCTACAGATCCCTTTTGACGTAACGAAACAAGACAAATTTGAGTTTGTTTTAAAGTATGGTGTGAACTTAAAGAATGAGATCAACACCATTGATATGAAGTTAGTCAAAGATCTCCAGAATGGAGAAGTTGTTGAGGTTAGCGATTTTAGGCTTTCTGAACAGGAACTTGGACAAATCTATAAAGAAATGGTTCTAGCGAATTACTTAGGTGATAAAAAATTGTCTACTGAGTGTAATCGAAAACCTGCTGAAAGTTACGATTTATCGGTTCAGATCAATAATGGAGAGCGTCATTATCAGTGGACGGAATGCCAGAATACTGAGGATGATGGTCAGATGACTGAACTAGCTCAAGCGATCATTAAGATCGTGCAGGCCGGAAGTATTTATAAGCAACTGCCTGAGGTAAAGGGGCATTACGAATAA
- a CDS encoding type II CAAX endopeptidase family protein: MIKVKQTVDYPLYNGQPYFMPIGKWVVILASIVLGVLPMLVDIPFMSLEVQSKIGPFLFTLLPLIGLVWATKGKLGILFKKPKVSHVLYGILFFIINLIVTMAVGMLLKSLGAPLTDNAVLGHGNTLSIGEKLWTMFVSGFQLIGEELFTILPFLAIMQLCFMGLKMSRKASVLIALIVTALIFGALHLPTYHFNFTQAILGIGIARVILTLAYMKTKNIWTSIIAHILNDWAIFGMGMLGSAAAAPFLMHFLH; the protein is encoded by the coding sequence ATGATTAAAGTAAAACAAACAGTAGATTATCCATTGTATAATGGACAGCCGTATTTCATGCCCATTGGCAAATGGGTAGTGATCCTAGCAAGTATCGTTTTAGGTGTATTACCAATGCTCGTAGATATTCCCTTTATGTCTCTCGAAGTGCAGAGCAAGATCGGTCCGTTTCTATTCACGTTGTTACCGTTAATCGGATTAGTGTGGGCAACCAAAGGAAAGTTAGGAATTCTCTTCAAAAAGCCTAAAGTGAGTCATGTATTATACGGGATTTTATTCTTTATTATTAATCTCATCGTAACGATGGCGGTAGGAATGCTGCTTAAATCGCTGGGAGCTCCTTTAACAGATAATGCGGTGCTTGGTCATGGGAATACCCTTTCAATAGGTGAGAAGCTCTGGACGATGTTTGTATCAGGATTTCAATTGATCGGCGAAGAATTGTTTACGATCTTGCCATTCTTGGCGATTATGCAGCTTTGCTTCATGGGCTTAAAAATGTCACGCAAGGCGTCCGTGCTCATTGCATTAATCGTAACAGCACTCATATTTGGTGCATTGCACCTACCAACGTATCATTTTAATTTTACTCAGGCCATTCTAGGAATCGGAATCGCTCGAGTTATTCTAACGCTTGCTTACATGAAAACAAAGAACATTTGGACTTCCATCATTGCACATATTTTAAATGACTGGGCGATTTTTGGGATGGGCATGTTAGGTAGCGCAGCAGCAGCACCGTTTCTGATGCATTTCTTGCATTAA
- a CDS encoding iron ABC transporter permease, which produces MNDTRKRFDIWTNISLLIFVFYILFLAFPLFTMLIKSFYNGTTGDFSLAYFTKFFSKPYYLMALFNSIKVTVCVTALSALIATPLAYLMSTVKIKGNSTIRIMILISSMSAPFIGAYSWILLLGRNGVITQFIKNVFGFTMPDIYGFTGILVVLTLQMVPLIFMYVSGALKNVDQSLMEAAESMGYKGFNKMRKVLLPLITPTLLAGGLLVFMRALADFGTPMLIGEGFKTVPVLIFNEFISEVGGDDGFAAAISVIVVLFATVIFLLQKYVSNRKSFTMSALHPIEAKKKSGVGNIVAHVVIYAYTLIALLPQLYVIYTSFLKTNGRIFVDGYSLQSYIDAFSNIGGVIANTFFLAIVSLVVIILLAILIAYVTVRRRNALTNTLDIFTMFPYIVPGSILGIALLITFNDKPLALSGTALIMIISFVIRRLPYTIRSSAAILHQINGGIEEAAISLGASQMRTFFKITLPMMVAGVVSGAILSWVTIITELSTSIILYTGKTKTVTVAIYTEVIRGNYGVAAALSTILTLITVISLLVFLKLSGQKEVSL; this is translated from the coding sequence ATGAATGATACGCGCAAACGGTTTGACATCTGGACGAACATTTCGTTACTGATCTTTGTCTTCTATATTCTCTTTCTAGCATTTCCGTTATTCACCATGCTGATTAAGAGTTTTTACAACGGCACGACAGGAGATTTTTCACTCGCGTATTTTACGAAATTTTTTAGCAAGCCCTATTATTTAATGGCATTATTCAACAGTATTAAAGTGACTGTCTGTGTTACCGCGCTCTCTGCGCTGATCGCAACGCCGCTGGCCTACTTGATGTCAACGGTTAAGATTAAAGGGAATTCTACCATACGAATTATGATTCTGATTTCGTCGATGTCAGCACCATTCATAGGCGCTTACTCCTGGATCTTGCTATTAGGCCGAAACGGCGTAATTACTCAATTCATCAAAAATGTATTTGGGTTCACGATGCCTGATATATATGGTTTTACAGGGATTCTCGTTGTACTAACGCTACAAATGGTTCCGCTTATCTTTATGTATGTATCCGGAGCACTCAAGAATGTGGATCAATCACTGATGGAAGCAGCAGAGAGTATGGGCTACAAAGGATTTAACAAAATGCGCAAGGTACTGTTACCATTGATTACACCAACCTTGCTAGCGGGCGGATTGCTCGTATTCATGCGCGCACTTGCTGACTTTGGTACACCGATGCTGATCGGTGAAGGGTTTAAAACCGTTCCCGTCCTTATCTTCAATGAATTTATTAGTGAGGTCGGCGGCGATGATGGGTTTGCTGCTGCGATTAGCGTCATTGTCGTGCTCTTTGCTACCGTGATCTTCTTGTTGCAGAAATATGTATCCAATCGTAAATCTTTTACAATGAGCGCTTTGCATCCGATTGAAGCGAAGAAGAAGTCGGGTGTCGGTAATATTGTGGCTCACGTAGTGATCTATGCCTATACGCTAATCGCGCTCTTGCCGCAGCTGTACGTTATTTATACGTCTTTTCTCAAAACAAACGGTCGAATCTTTGTCGATGGGTACTCATTGCAGAGTTACATTGATGCATTCAGCAATATTGGCGGTGTCATCGCGAATACGTTCTTCCTCGCGATCGTCTCTCTTGTGGTCATTATTCTGCTCGCGATTCTGATCGCTTATGTGACGGTGCGTCGTAGAAATGCATTGACGAATACGCTTGATATTTTCACCATGTTCCCTTATATCGTGCCTGGATCCATCTTAGGTATTGCACTGCTCATTACCTTCAATGACAAGCCGCTCGCATTAAGCGGAACCGCACTTATTATGATCATCTCCTTCGTGATTCGTCGTTTGCCTTATACGATTCGATCGAGTGCAGCGATATTGCACCAGATCAACGGGGGCATTGAAGAAGCGGCGATCAGTTTGGGAGCTTCCCAGATGCGAACATTCTTCAAGATTACACTTCCGATGATGGTGGCGGGTGTTGTCTCAGGCGCTATTCTGAGCTGGGTTACCATCATTACGGAATTAAGTACCTCGATCATCTTATATACGGGGAAAACGAAGACGGTTACGGTTGCGATTTATACCGAAGTTATTCGAGGCAACTATGGTGTCGCTGCTGCGTTGTCTACCATACTAACTTTGATTACCGTCATCTCACTGCTGGTCTTCCTCAAGCTGTCTGGGCAGAAGGAAGTATCGCTATAA
- a CDS encoding ABC transporter ATP-binding protein, which yields MTTILRTRNLTKTYQGKEAVSNVNMNIKQGEIYGFLGPNGAGKTTVMKMITNLVKPTSGEIEFFNEKMTNHSYEMLKRMGCIIEYPVFYDKLTAKENLILHGEYMGYYDPKAIGEALELVKLTGIDNKPVKQFSLGMKQRLGIARAFMTKPELLILDEPINGLDPVGIKEMREVFRMLSREYGMTLLVSSHILGEIEQIADTIGVIRQGALVEEVAMDSIRGQNTEYIEVITNEINKAVYVLEHKLTLTNFKVLDHCTVRIYDGGISQRDLNKALVLEDVEIESISKKQHTLEDYFLQLIGGEGVA from the coding sequence ATGACTACTATACTTCGAACAAGAAATTTAACGAAAACCTACCAAGGCAAGGAAGCCGTCAGCAATGTGAATATGAATATTAAACAAGGTGAAATTTATGGTTTTCTCGGACCGAACGGTGCCGGCAAAACAACCGTCATGAAAATGATTACGAACCTCGTTAAACCTACTAGCGGTGAAATTGAGTTTTTCAACGAAAAAATGACGAATCATTCTTATGAAATGCTCAAACGGATGGGCTGTATCATTGAATATCCTGTATTCTATGATAAACTGACAGCCAAAGAAAATCTGATTCTGCATGGAGAGTACATGGGCTATTATGATCCAAAGGCGATTGGTGAAGCGCTAGAGCTGGTTAAGTTAACAGGGATCGACAACAAGCCGGTGAAGCAATTTTCTCTCGGGATGAAACAGCGTCTTGGCATTGCCAGAGCCTTCATGACGAAACCGGAGCTACTCATTCTGGATGAGCCGATTAATGGGCTAGACCCTGTAGGAATTAAAGAGATGCGCGAAGTGTTCCGGATGCTTAGTCGTGAATATGGGATGACGTTACTCGTATCTAGCCACATTTTGGGGGAAATCGAACAGATCGCTGATACTATCGGTGTGATCCGGCAGGGTGCTCTGGTAGAAGAAGTGGCGATGGATTCCATTCGTGGCCAGAACACAGAATATATCGAAGTAATTACGAATGAGATTAACAAAGCAGTGTATGTGTTGGAACATAAGCTTACCCTAACTAATTTTAAAGTGCTGGATCACTGCACAGTAAGAATATATGACGGCGGTATTTCACAGCGTGATCTTAACAAGGCACTAGTTTTAGAGGATGTGGAGATTGAAAGTATAAGCAAGAAACAACATACGCTGGAAGATTATTTTTTACAACTGATTGGGGGTGAAGGCGTTGCTTAA
- a CDS encoding ABC transporter permease, translating to MKALLKLISLEIRKNKLKSLLTGAAIVNLAILAFMILVIFIDQSESEGTFNTYSDVFEGLFVFVKAAYLIFASVIISKLIIDEYKNNTITLLFMYPISRKKLMTAKIMIVFIFTFVSIIVSSIVIGAILLGINYFVNIVQGELTLHLITTELIKTVASAFYAAGIALIPLYFGMKKKSVPATIVSAVLVTSLISGGFDQARLGNLAAVSISLGLLGAGIAFLAIRNIEHKDIA from the coding sequence GTGAAGGCGTTGCTTAAATTAATATCTTTGGAGATCCGCAAGAACAAACTAAAAAGTCTTCTTACAGGTGCAGCAATCGTCAATCTTGCCATTCTTGCGTTTATGATTCTGGTTATATTCATAGACCAAAGTGAGAGTGAGGGGACGTTCAATACTTATTCGGATGTGTTTGAGGGATTGTTCGTTTTTGTTAAAGCCGCATATCTCATTTTCGCTTCTGTTATTATAAGTAAGCTGATTATTGATGAGTACAAGAACAATACCATCACCCTTCTCTTTATGTACCCCATATCACGTAAAAAGCTGATGACCGCCAAAATAATGATTGTGTTCATCTTCACATTTGTCTCTATCATTGTTTCAAGTATTGTAATTGGAGCTATCCTGCTTGGCATCAACTATTTTGTAAATATTGTTCAAGGTGAGTTGACACTCCATCTCATTACCACAGAGCTGATTAAGACGGTAGCTAGTGCATTTTACGCAGCGGGTATCGCTCTAATACCATTGTACTTTGGGATGAAGAAAAAATCAGTCCCAGCCACCATCGTTTCTGCTGTGTTGGTTACCTCTCTAATTTCTGGTGGATTTGATCAAGCCCGCTTAGGTAATTTAGCTGCTGTATCGATCTCCCTTGGTTTGCTAGGAGCAGGTATTGCTTTTCTAGCCATTCGCAATATCGAACATAAGGATATAGCCTAA
- a CDS encoding histidine kinase, with product MKRRKHRNFKESTRRLFRLYTMIPFAILMVLFVIFTIVNGRINIMQKTNQAAQSISHSITEVYQQYHDEIQRMADSPAVVNYVSTHLGSEKVYSEFYDFNNQQKVKGIFHILNKDGIFLATSAPTNLLDSDFSFRNFIHRVELYPNETIAEMNSFRYSHDRTTSYSFGRVIVKDGQTIGYIIYQLYEADFQKLIFTQNNEIALITDEYKTIIATTSNITKGVLNKFQPTLDNQGHAQINNGSYYMYSKPIQGTPLQVFTLNSNNSEQYTYYTVAIFIVATCVLLWIMLQFLSNKMSSRNSESIDKFVAALDVLRDGKLDGYVDIQTGDEFETLGHEYNAMLDRLQDLLEKNKELSELSTMIEVKQLQAQFHPHFIFNVLETLRYAIKIDANQAQEIVILLSRLLRYSIGHDRSVKLKDDMNYVHDYLKLQQIRFNERLEYRISVTEETQEIFIPKLLLQPFIENAIKYGYQNQSNVLIEIRVYTSDEQLILEVQDNGQGMDEKTLQEVNQLLRSQNNMTQHIGLYNVHRRLVLLYGEASGIRMNSIQGKGTCVTVTIPFERSGSDV from the coding sequence ATGAAACGTAGAAAACATCGCAATTTTAAAGAATCGACCCGTCGCTTGTTTCGTTTATATACGATGATTCCGTTTGCGATATTAATGGTTTTGTTCGTTATATTTACGATTGTCAACGGCAGAATCAACATCATGCAGAAAACGAATCAAGCTGCACAATCCATCAGTCATTCCATCACTGAAGTCTATCAACAATACCATGATGAGATTCAGCGGATGGCGGATTCTCCTGCCGTTGTGAACTATGTGAGTACACATTTGGGAAGCGAGAAGGTATACTCTGAATTCTATGATTTCAACAACCAACAGAAGGTGAAGGGCATATTTCATATCCTGAACAAAGACGGGATTTTCCTCGCCACCTCTGCACCAACGAATTTATTGGATTCCGACTTTTCTTTCCGAAACTTCATTCACCGGGTGGAGTTGTATCCGAATGAGACGATAGCTGAAATGAACAGCTTCCGGTACTCGCATGATCGGACTACAAGCTATTCGTTTGGCCGAGTGATCGTGAAAGATGGTCAGACGATTGGCTACATTATCTATCAGCTGTATGAAGCCGATTTTCAGAAGCTGATCTTTACGCAAAATAATGAAATCGCGTTGATTACCGATGAGTATAAGACGATCATTGCGACCACTAGTAACATTACCAAAGGGGTTCTAAACAAGTTCCAACCTACACTGGATAATCAGGGACATGCCCAGATTAATAACGGAAGCTACTATATGTATTCCAAACCCATCCAAGGTACGCCGCTGCAAGTGTTTACGCTGAATTCCAATAACTCAGAACAATACACGTACTATACCGTGGCTATCTTTATCGTAGCGACTTGTGTGCTGCTGTGGATTATGCTGCAGTTCTTATCGAATAAAATGTCATCCCGCAATTCAGAGTCGATTGACAAATTCGTTGCTGCGCTGGATGTACTAAGAGATGGGAAGTTAGATGGTTATGTCGATATTCAGACGGGGGATGAATTCGAAACGCTGGGTCATGAGTATAATGCGATGCTGGACCGGCTGCAGGACTTGTTGGAGAAAAATAAAGAGCTGTCGGAACTCAGTACGATGATCGAAGTCAAACAATTGCAGGCACAATTCCACCCTCATTTCATTTTTAACGTGCTCGAAACCTTACGGTATGCGATCAAGATCGATGCAAATCAAGCACAAGAGATTGTAATCCTATTATCTCGCTTGTTGCGCTATAGTATCGGACATGATCGCAGCGTCAAGCTGAAGGATGATATGAATTATGTGCACGATTATTTGAAGCTCCAGCAAATTCGATTCAATGAGCGACTTGAGTATCGCATTTCCGTCACGGAGGAGACACAAGAGATATTCATTCCTAAGCTTTTACTGCAGCCCTTTATCGAAAACGCTATCAAGTATGGGTATCAGAATCAGAGCAATGTCCTGATTGAGATTCGTGTTTATACGTCGGACGAACAGCTGATTCTTGAAGTTCAAGATAATGGTCAAGGGATGGATGAGAAGACCCTACAGGAAGTTAATCAGCTATTGCGAAGCCAGAATAACATGACGCAGCATATCGGACTGTACAACGTTCATCGTCGTCTAGTGCTTCTGTATGGTGAAGCGTCTGGGATTCGAATGAATAGCATCCAAGGAAAAGGTACCTGTGTGACCGTTACAATTCCTTTCGAAAGGAGTGGATCAGATGTTTAA
- a CDS encoding sensor histidine kinase → MSMALSVVILLLIVVIVWQYQNSRKASSDLKYIHDKLSSIMTQGSHERLLLFSSNLELQSVLIDLNRLLDVNHKGSIEHVKLEKSMRNMLSNISHDLKTPLTVVLGYIETIQQDEHMPAEERKRMMNTIHQKANEVIHLMNKFFDLAKLESGDREITLSRVEAGEVCRRNILSFYDILSAKGSEVEIEIPDETLYFMGNEEALDRILSNLLSNAIAYGDAGGVLGMKLYSDENKVYIDVWDRGKGISEVHQDKVFERLYTLEDSRNRSYQGSGLGLTITKRLTEQMNGTITLFSQPYVRTVFTLSFRRLRF, encoded by the coding sequence ATGAGTATGGCGCTTAGTGTGGTCATTCTACTCCTGATCGTCGTCATTGTATGGCAATATCAAAATTCGCGTAAAGCTTCAAGTGACCTGAAATATATTCATGACAAGCTAAGTAGCATCATGACTCAAGGTTCACACGAAAGACTGCTGCTATTCAGCAGTAATTTGGAGCTACAAAGTGTGCTAATTGATCTAAATCGGCTGCTCGACGTTAACCATAAAGGAAGCATTGAGCACGTGAAGTTGGAGAAATCCATGCGTAATATGCTGTCGAATATTTCCCACGATCTTAAGACTCCGCTAACGGTAGTACTCGGTTATATTGAGACGATTCAGCAGGATGAGCATATGCCAGCCGAGGAACGGAAACGTATGATGAATACGATTCACCAGAAAGCTAATGAAGTGATCCATCTGATGAACAAGTTCTTTGACTTGGCCAAACTGGAATCGGGGGATCGGGAAATCACCCTTTCACGTGTTGAGGCAGGTGAAGTATGCAGACGCAATATCCTTTCTTTCTATGATATCCTTAGCGCCAAGGGCAGTGAGGTGGAGATAGAGATCCCTGATGAGACACTTTACTTCATGGGGAACGAAGAGGCGCTTGACCGGATATTGTCCAATTTGTTATCGAATGCGATTGCTTACGGTGATGCCGGTGGCGTATTAGGCATGAAACTCTATAGTGATGAGAACAAAGTATACATAGATGTTTGGGACCGGGGAAAAGGCATTAGTGAAGTTCACCAGGATAAAGTATTTGAACGTCTCTATACACTGGAGGATTCGAGAAACCGATCGTATCAAGGCAGCGGTCTCGGTCTAACCATCACCAAAAGATTAACGGAGCAAATGAATGGAACCATTACACTGTTTAGTCAACCGTATGTGAGAACGGTATTTACCCTTTCTTTCCGCAGATTGCGTTTCTAA
- a CDS encoding response regulator, with protein sequence MFKVLLVEDEDMIRRGIRFSIDWLKYDCIVIEEGLNGQDGLQKICEYKPDIVITDINMPIMDGISMIREGLEQHTFSSIIISGYNEFQLAKQAIQLGVTEFLVKPLEDDQLIAALESAKAKVDLLRKYEIISNHPQEKEEIINSRFLEKETKTSKYVSKMIAYVQENYPKKISIHDLVEELDLSAYYLNQKFKADTSYTFNEFLNRYRIQKSIDLLKAGDGKVYTIAQDIGFSDYKYFISIFKKYAHGTPSKYLEYFGEKDL encoded by the coding sequence ATGTTTAAAGTGCTGCTTGTTGAAGATGAAGATATGATAAGGCGGGGCATTCGATTTAGTATCGATTGGTTGAAATATGATTGTATTGTGATCGAGGAGGGGCTGAACGGACAAGATGGGCTGCAGAAAATCTGCGAATACAAGCCAGATATCGTGATTACGGACATTAACATGCCCATTATGGACGGTATATCCATGATTCGTGAGGGGCTCGAGCAGCATACCTTCAGTAGTATCATCATCTCGGGCTATAATGAATTTCAATTGGCGAAACAGGCGATTCAGTTAGGCGTAACTGAATTTCTCGTGAAGCCGTTAGAGGACGATCAACTCATCGCAGCATTGGAATCGGCGAAGGCCAAAGTGGACCTTCTCCGCAAATACGAGATTATTTCCAATCATCCGCAAGAGAAAGAGGAGATCATTAACAGTCGGTTTCTGGAGAAAGAGACGAAGACATCGAAGTACGTATCCAAAATGATCGCCTATGTGCAGGAGAATTATCCTAAAAAAATCAGCATTCATGATCTCGTGGAAGAGCTGGATTTAAGCGCTTATTATTTGAATCAGAAATTCAAGGCGGATACCAGCTACACCTTCAATGAGTTCCTGAATCGCTACCGTATTCAGAAGTCCATTGATTTGTTAAAAGCAGGAGATGGCAAAGTTTATACCATTGCTCAGGATATTGGTTTTAGTGATTATAAATATTTTATCAGCATCTTCAAAAAATACGCTCATGGGACACCCAGCAAATACCTAGAATATTTCGGGGAGAAGGACTTGTAA
- a CDS encoding response regulator transcription factor, producing the protein MHRILLIEDDEAISEMVRSYLVKEGYEVETAFDGEVAERTFRTSSPFDLVLLDLMLPKRSGTDILQTIRAASLVPVLIMSAKDSDVDKALGLGFGADDYITKPFSMIELAARVKAAIRRAGYATPPIQSEAPIPAKKMISIGRLTVDLYNFSALKNGEEVKLTSKEFHILKLFVTHPGRVFTKAQIYASVWADDYFGDENVINVHMRRLREKIEDDPSHPEYIKTLWGIGYKLGEQL; encoded by the coding sequence ATGCACCGTATATTGTTAATTGAAGATGACGAAGCGATTAGTGAAATGGTTAGGTCTTATTTAGTAAAAGAGGGCTATGAAGTGGAAACAGCATTTGATGGTGAAGTAGCGGAAAGGACATTCCGTACCAGTAGTCCATTTGATCTTGTACTGTTAGATTTAATGCTGCCCAAACGCAGCGGTACTGACATTCTCCAGACGATCCGCGCGGCAAGTCTCGTTCCGGTGTTGATTATGTCTGCCAAGGACAGCGATGTGGATAAAGCTCTTGGCCTCGGCTTTGGGGCGGATGATTATATTACCAAGCCATTTTCAATGATCGAATTAGCTGCTAGAGTGAAGGCTGCGATTCGACGAGCGGGTTATGCTACTCCCCCAATCCAATCGGAAGCTCCAATTCCTGCGAAGAAAATGATTTCCATTGGCAGATTAACTGTGGATTTGTATAATTTCTCTGCGCTAAAGAACGGAGAAGAAGTGAAGTTAACCTCCAAGGAATTTCATATTCTTAAGCTGTTCGTCACGCATCCGGGCAGAGTCTTCACCAAAGCGCAGATTTATGCTAGCGTGTGGGCAGATGATTATTTCGGGGATGAGAACGTCATTAATGTACATATGAGAAGATTACGCGAAAAAATAGAAGATGATCCCTCCCATCCAGAGTACATCAAGACGTTATGGGGGATCGGGTATAAGCTGGGAGAGCAGCTATAA